Below is a genomic region from Ruania alba.
ACGGTGATCTGCATCGGGGTGGCTTCGATCTGCACCGTGACCGGTCCAGTCTGCTCGGTGTATCCGTGCTGGAGGATGTTGGTGAAGACCTCTTCAGTGGCCAGGCGTACGTCCGACGTCGTCTCCTCGCTTGCGCCCACGCTGGCACAGGAGCGTTGGACGAATGCCACCAGGCCGGGAAGCTCGGCCATGCACGTGACCACATACTCGGCACCGTCTCCCGCCGGGCGGATCAAGGCTGCACGCTATCGCGGGTGACCGCGGCGATCTTGCCGCACAGTCGATCCAGATCTACGGGTTTGGTGTCGAAGTCGTCGCAGCCCGCCGCCAGGGCACGGGCGCGATCGTCCGCCATCGCGTGCGCGGTCAGGGCAATCACCGGGATCGCCGCCGTCCGCTCATCAGCCTTGATCCTGCGCGCGGCCTCCCATCCGTCCAGCACCGGAAGACCCAAGTCCATCAGCACCACGTCCGGCTGTTCCCGCACGGTGGACTCCACAGCGGCGCGACCGTCGACCGCCGTCACCAGGACGTGTCCGCGGCGCACCAACCGGCGCGAGAGCATATCGAGATTCATCTCGTTGTCTTCGACCAGCAAGATCTTCATTCGAGCGCCTCGCCGGCCGCGTGGAGCTTCCCCCGAGGCCGACCCTCAGCGAGGGTGCGGCGCACCTCCTCCTCCAATTGGCCGCCAGTATAGCGACCCTTGGCAATGACCGACCCGGCCCGAGCGGAGAGCTCCTCTCGCTCGGCGTGCGTCAAGTCCCGGCTCGTGAGGATGATCACCGGCACTTCGTGGGCGTCCTGGCGGCCGCGCACCTCATCGAGGAACGCGAAGCCGTCCATGCGCGGCATGACCAGATCGAGCAGGATCAGCGCCGGCGCACAGTCGTCGAGGCGCGCCAACCCCTCGATACCGTCGGCGGCCTCCGCTACCCGCCAGCCCGCTCGTTCCAGTTGCCGCCGCAGCATCTCGCGCGTGGTGGCGTCGTCGTCGACCACGAGGATCGGCTCCTCGAGCGCCGACGTTCCCAGATGCCTGCGGACGGTCTGGACGAGACTGTCGTTGTGGACCGGTTTCACCAGATAGTCGGCCGGACCAAGCGCGAGGCCCAGCGTCTGCTGACCGGTCACGGAGATCATGACGACGGGGATCGGCGCCAGCTGCGGATCCGCCTTCAGGCTCGCCAGCACGTTCCACCCGTCGGTGCCGGGCATCCGCACATCGAGCAGGATCAGGCTGGGCTGCAGCTCGCGGGCGCGCTGCAGCCCATCATGGCCACTGGTCGCAGACTCCACCCGCAACCCCTGCCGCGCGAGAATCCGCTCGATCAGTGCGCTCCCTGCGGCGTCATCGTCGATCACCAGGACGACGGGTGCGTCGGCCGGCACGGACGTGGGCTCGTCGCCACCGGCCGGGACGGCACCGGAGTCGACCGGGATCCGCACGGTGAAGGTCGTGCCGGTTCCAGGGATGCTGCTCAGGTCGATGTCGCCGCCCAGCAGCCGCGCACAGTGGCGTGAGACCGCCAGGCCGAGGCCGGTCCCGCCGTACTCACGCGTGGTCGAGGAGTCGGCCTGAGCAAATGGCTGGAAGAGCCCCGCCTGCTGCTCCGAAGTCATGCCGATTCCGGTGTCCGCGACCTCGAAGATCATCCACTCGCCCGACTCCATCGACTCTCGCCGAGCGCGGAGGTGGATCTCGCCGTCGTGAGTGAACTTCGCCGCATTCCCGAGCAGGTTGAACAGCATCTGCCGCACCTTGGTCACGTCGGTGTTCATCGTGCCCGGCGTCTCGGCCTCGAGGAACAGTCGGCTGTTCGACTTCTCTGCCAACGGCCCCACGGTGGCCACCACATCCTGGAGCACCGGCCCGACCTCCACCTGCTCCAGGTGGACCTCCATCTTCCCGGCCTCGATCTTGGAGAGATCGAGTACTTCGTTGATGAGACCGAGCAGGTGCCGACCGGCTGCGTGGATCTTTTCCAGGTCGGGCACGAGGTCGTCGTCGCCGGCCTCCCGCGCCTCCTCCTCCAGCAGCTCGCTGTAGCCGATGATGGCGTTCAGCGGCGTCCGCAGCTCATGGCTCATGTTCGCCAGGAACAGGCTCTTGGAGCGGTTGGCAGCATCCGCGGCCTCCTTGGCCTGCGCCAGCTCCGCGCTCTTCTCCTCGATCTTGAGCTTCTGCTCCTCCAGGAGCTTGCGATTGTGCACGAACTTCTTGCTCTGCAGATAGGAGTGCAGCGCGAACACCGAACTGGTGAGGAAGATGCCGACGATGCTCGCCGCCGTCGCGAGCGGGGTCGATTCAAGCTCTTGCGCAAACCCGGTGACGAGACCACCACCGGCCACTCCCAGTGCGATGCCGATCCACCCACGCCCGGCGAGGCGGACGCCGCCGACACCGAGATTGCCGAGGTTGACGGCCGTGACGAACATGATGCTCGGCCAGAGGGTGAAGTGCATCCCCGCAATCCAGGCTCCGACCAGCACCGAGTCGATGAACATGTTGCGGTGCTCGGCGCGCTTGGAGTCTGAGCTGTGGCGCGCGTGCAGGAACGCCACCTGGGGCCACACCAAACCCCAGAGCACCAGGAGGGCGACCACGAGCGGGTCTGCCCGCCCTGAGGCATGGAACACCGAGAAGAAGACGGCGATCAACAGCGGAAAGCACGTCATCCGGACGATGTAGTCGAGTCGGACGATCGGGTGCAGCCGCGGTCGTCTCATCGGCGCAGGTGGGGCCGGTGCCGAGACACAAGGGCGGACGTCGTGCCGTACACCGTGCTGCGTGCGCTACGCGCGCGGATGGCCCGTTCCTCCCCCGAGGCCCGGTCCCACCCGACGGCGCGCACGGGTCCACTCTGCCCCCAGGCACCTCAGGCCACAAGCCCCAGTCCTGACGGCGGCGGGTCAGGTTCGTACTCCGGCTTCCTGTCGATGCGAACGAGTGCTGGTCAGTGCGCCATGTCCACGAACCGTGCATAGTGGCCCTGGAACGCCACCACGATGGTGTCCGTGGGGCCGTTACGGTGCTTGGCCACGATCACGTCGGCCTCACCGGCCCGCGGGGACTCTTTCTCGTACATGTCCTCGCGGTGGAGCAGGATCACCATGTCGGCATCCTGCTCGATCGAGCCCGATTCACGAAGATCGCTCACCTGCGGCTTCTTGTCCGTGCGCTGCTCCGAGCCACGGTTCAGCTGCGAGATCGCGATCACCGGCACCTCGAGCTCCTTCGCGAGCAACTTGATCGCACGAGAGAACTCGGAGACCTCCTGCTGACGGGACTCGACTCGCTTACCGGAGGACATCAACTGCAGGTAGTCGATCACGACGAGCTTGAGGTCGTGGCGCTGCTTGAGCCGGCGACACTTGGCCCGGATCTCCATCAGCGACATGTTCGGACTGTCGTCGATGAACAGCGGTGCTTCGGACACCTTGCCCATGGTGCGGGCCAGGCGAGTCCAGTCCTCGTCCCGCATCGTGCCCTTGCGCATGTTCTGTAGCGGCACCTGAGACTCCGCGGAGAGCATGCGCATGGAGATCTCGTTGCGGCTCATCTCCAGAGAGAAGATCACCGACGTCAGACCGTTCTTGATCGACGTGGCGCGCGCGATGTCGAGTCCCAGGGTGCTTTTCCCCATCGCCGGCCTGGCCGCGATTACGATCATCTGCCCCGGGTGCAGACCGTTGGTCAGCGCATCCAGGTCGGCGAACCCGGTGGGCACCCCGACCATGCCGTCATCGCGGTGGGAGGCGGCGTCGATCTCCTCCATCGTGGAGTTGATGACATCCTTCAGCGGCACATAGTCCTCGGACGTGCGCCGCTCGGTGACCGCGTAGATCTCGGACTGCGCCGTGTTCACCAGGTCGTCCACGTCACCGCCATCGGTGGCGTAGCCGAGCTGCACGATGCGGGTGCCGGCATCGACCAGGCGCCGCAGCACCGCCCGCTCGCGCACGATCCGTGCGTAGTAGCCGGCGTTGGCCGCGGTCGGCACCGAGGAGAGGAGCGTGTGCAGGTACGGCGCCCCACCGATCCGGCTCAGCTCGCCGCGCTTGGTCATCTCCGCGGCCACGGTCACCGCGTCGGCCGGCTCACCGCGCCCGTAGAGGTCGAGGATGGAGTCGTAGATCGCCTCGTGCGCGGGCCGGTAGAAGTCCGTCCCCCGCAGGACCTCCACCACGTCGGCGATGGCGTCCTTGGAGAGCAGCATGCCGCCGATCACGGACTGCTCGGCGGCCACGTCCTGCGGTGGGGTGCGCTCGAAGGTCTCCGGCGCGTCGGTCATCTCGGAGACGCTCACGTCACTGCCCTCGCTCGCATCGACCGGCTGTGCGCCGCCATCACCTGCTCCTCACTGTTCGACCCACCCCGCTGCGCGGTGTCATCACACCTATCAGCACCTACCGACATCGCCCTCGAGCGTGCGGCGGGTTTCACAGGTCACCGGGCGACGCTACGCACCCGCGCACCCCCCGGCAAACGCCGCACACACCTGCCTGGGGACGAACCGGCGTCAACCTGGGGACGAACACCACTTAGGCTGTGGATGGAGTGTGGATCGTTCCGCGATCGGTTGTGCACAGGGCACGAGACACGATGTGGACAAGCCGATGGATCCGCACCGTTCCGCCCAGAACCGCACCCCACAGCCTGTGGATAGAAGAAACTCGGAGGATCGGTGGACGACACGCCGGGCCCACACGCCGGTCGAGACGAGGAGCGCTCCATCGACCCATCAGCCACCGCCCGCTCCCCCACCGAGACACCCCACGGTCGCGTCCTCGACCGTCGGATCCTCGGCCTCGCCGTCCCTGCTCTGGGCGCGCTCGTGGCCGAGCCGCTCTTCGTACTGGTGGACTCCGCCGTCGTCGGTCACCTCGGCACTGCTGAGCTCGCCGGGCTCACCCTCGCCTCCACCCTGCTGGTCACCACCGTGGCCCTGTTCATCTTTCTCGCCTACGCCACCACGGGCGCAGTAGCCCGGCGCCTCGGTGCCGGCGACGAGAAGGGCGCCCTCGCCGTCGGGATGGACGGCATCTGGCTCGCCCTCGGCCTCGGAGCGGTCCTGCTCATCGTCGGCTACGCCGGTGCCGAACCGGTCGTGGCGGCGATGGGCGCCTCGGCCGACGTGGCCCCGCACGCGCTGGCCTACCTGCGGTTCAGTCTGCCGGGCATCCCCGGCATGCTCGTGGTACTCGCCGCGACCGGCGCGCTGCGCGGCTTGCTGGACACCCGCACCCCTCTCCGGGTCGCCGTCACCGGTGCCGTGGCCAATGCCATCGGCTCGGTGCTCCTCGTCTATCCGGCCGGGATGGGGATCGCCGGATCTGGGATGGCGACGGCGATCGCTCAGATCGGCATGGCCCTCGCCCTGATGTGGGTGGTGGTGCGTGGCGCCCGCGCCCGCGGCGTCTCCCTGCGCCCCGCCCCGGGCGGCATCATCGCCAACGTTCGCGCCGGGCTCCCCCTGCTGATCCGTACCCTCACGCTGCGCGCCGCGATCCTGCTCACCGTCGCCACCGCCACGTCCCTCGGTGACGTGCAGCTGGCGGCACACCAGATCGTGAACTCGGTGTGGGGGTTGGCCGCATTCGCCCTGGACGCGCTCGCCATCGCCGCGCAGGCCCTGGTCGGCCATGGGCTCGGGGCGCGTCGCCCCGAGGAGGTGCGGGCCGTCGTCCGGCGGTGCCTGCAGTGGGGAACCCTCGCCGGCGTGGGAATCGGTGCCATCATCGCCCTGGGCGGCGGACTGCTGACGCCCCTGTTCACCTCGGACCCAGCGGTGCAGCATGCCGCTCACCTGGGGCTGATAGTGATCGGTGTGCTGATGCCGGTGGCCGCGTGGCCGTTCGTGCTGGACGGGGTGCTGATGGGCGCCGGAGATGGCGTGTACCTCGCCGTGGCCGGGGCGATCTCGCTGGTGGTGTACCTGCCGCTGCTCGCCGCCGTGGCGCTGTGGGCCCCTGACGGCGCACTCGGGCTGGTGTGGTTGTGGGTCGCCTTCGCCGGGGGTTTCCTGGGCGCACGGGCTCTGACCACCTGGCTGCGGTCGCGGGGGCAACGGTGGATGGTGCTCGGGGTGTAGAGATTTCGACGGCCCTGAGCAACTTGCTACCGAAATGCGGCAGACAGGCGCTCAGGGCCGTCGATAGTTGCAGCGCGGGATCACATCGGGGTCTCGGCCACCTGGATGTCCCAGCCCACGTCGGTCCCGTCCACCG
It encodes:
- a CDS encoding ATP-binding protein, whose protein sequence is MIRPAGDGAEYVVTCMAELPGLVAFVQRSCASVGASEETTSDVRLATEEVFTNILQHGYTEQTGPVTVQIEATPMQITVILTDDAPVFDPSDVDAPDLASDGEHRALGGLGWHLVHRVMDQVTHERGAQNGNVFTLVKRLSAGPPGSGDR
- a CDS encoding response regulator, translating into MKILLVEDNEMNLDMLSRRLVRRGHVLVTAVDGRAAVESTVREQPDVVLMDLGLPVLDGWEAARRIKADERTAAIPVIALTAHAMADDRARALAAGCDDFDTKPVDLDRLCGKIAAVTRDSVQP
- a CDS encoding response regulator, whose amino-acid sequence is MRRPRLHPIVRLDYIVRMTCFPLLIAVFFSVFHASGRADPLVVALLVLWGLVWPQVAFLHARHSSDSKRAEHRNMFIDSVLVGAWIAGMHFTLWPSIMFVTAVNLGNLGVGGVRLAGRGWIGIALGVAGGGLVTGFAQELESTPLATAASIVGIFLTSSVFALHSYLQSKKFVHNRKLLEEQKLKIEEKSAELAQAKEAADAANRSKSLFLANMSHELRTPLNAIIGYSELLEEEAREAGDDDLVPDLEKIHAAGRHLLGLINEVLDLSKIEAGKMEVHLEQVEVGPVLQDVVATVGPLAEKSNSRLFLEAETPGTMNTDVTKVRQMLFNLLGNAAKFTHDGEIHLRARRESMESGEWMIFEVADTGIGMTSEQQAGLFQPFAQADSSTTREYGGTGLGLAVSRHCARLLGGDIDLSSIPGTGTTFTVRIPVDSGAVPAGGDEPTSVPADAPVVLVIDDDAAGSALIERILARQGLRVESATSGHDGLQRARELQPSLILLDVRMPGTDGWNVLASLKADPQLAPIPVVMISVTGQQTLGLALGPADYLVKPVHNDSLVQTVRRHLGTSALEEPILVVDDDATTREMLRRQLERAGWRVAEAADGIEGLARLDDCAPALILLDLVMPRMDGFAFLDEVRGRQDAHEVPVIILTSRDLTHAEREELSARAGSVIAKGRYTGGQLEEEVRRTLAEGRPRGKLHAAGEALE
- the dnaB gene encoding replicative DNA helicase, yielding MTDAPETFERTPPQDVAAEQSVIGGMLLSKDAIADVVEVLRGTDFYRPAHEAIYDSILDLYGRGEPADAVTVAAEMTKRGELSRIGGAPYLHTLLSSVPTAANAGYYARIVRERAVLRRLVDAGTRIVQLGYATDGGDVDDLVNTAQSEIYAVTERRTSEDYVPLKDVINSTMEEIDAASHRDDGMVGVPTGFADLDALTNGLHPGQMIVIAARPAMGKSTLGLDIARATSIKNGLTSVIFSLEMSRNEISMRMLSAESQVPLQNMRKGTMRDEDWTRLARTMGKVSEAPLFIDDSPNMSLMEIRAKCRRLKQRHDLKLVVIDYLQLMSSGKRVESRQQEVSEFSRAIKLLAKELEVPVIAISQLNRGSEQRTDKKPQVSDLRESGSIEQDADMVILLHREDMYEKESPRAGEADVIVAKHRNGPTDTIVVAFQGHYARFVDMAH
- a CDS encoding MATE family efflux transporter, encoding MDDTPGPHAGRDEERSIDPSATARSPTETPHGRVLDRRILGLAVPALGALVAEPLFVLVDSAVVGHLGTAELAGLTLASTLLVTTVALFIFLAYATTGAVARRLGAGDEKGALAVGMDGIWLALGLGAVLLIVGYAGAEPVVAAMGASADVAPHALAYLRFSLPGIPGMLVVLAATGALRGLLDTRTPLRVAVTGAVANAIGSVLLVYPAGMGIAGSGMATAIAQIGMALALMWVVVRGARARGVSLRPAPGGIIANVRAGLPLLIRTLTLRAAILLTVATATSLGDVQLAAHQIVNSVWGLAAFALDALAIAAQALVGHGLGARRPEEVRAVVRRCLQWGTLAGVGIGAIIALGGGLLTPLFTSDPAVQHAAHLGLIVIGVLMPVAAWPFVLDGVLMGAGDGVYLAVAGAISLVVYLPLLAAVALWAPDGALGLVWLWVAFAGGFLGARALTTWLRSRGQRWMVLGV